The sequence below is a genomic window from Pseudomonas cannabina.
CTTTGACGCCTTTGGCATCTTCCACGGTCAGGGTCAGTGGCACGTTGTCGCCCTCTTTGACCTGCGCCGCCAGGCCCATGAACATGACGTGGTAGCCGTTGGCATCGAACACCACCGGCTTGCCCGCAGGCAAGTCGACAGCAGTAACGCGCTGCATGCTCATCACATCGTCTTTCATGCTCATCTGGTGGATCTGCACAGTCTTCGCGACAGGCGATGCAACATCGATCAGTTTACTGTCGGTTGTTGAAGTGATGTGCATGAACGCACCAGTGGCTGACTGGCCCGGCACAGTGGCACGTACCCAGGCGTCATCGACTTTGGTGTCGGCCAGTGCCTGAGCGCTCAGGCCCAACAGCGAAAGGGTCAACAACAGCGGCTTTACGGCGTGACGAATCAGAACGGTCATCAGCATACTTCCATCAAAGTGAGCAGGTCTTCAGTGCATTGTTGGGCGGACAGCCGGTGCGACAGGCCCAGGCGCAGGACGCCACGCGTGTCATACACGTAACTGGTGGACGTGTGGGAGATCGTATAGGTGTCGCCCAACGGGATTTTCTCGAAAAACACGCCGAACTCTTTGGCAGTGGCAGCCGTTTCTTCAAGGGTGCCAGACAGCGCGACGAAGGTTGGATCGAAGGCCTTGACGTAGGCATCGATCACTTCGGGCGTATCGCGCTCGGGGTCCAGGGTAATGAACACCACCTGCAGCGTCTTGCCCTCCTCGCCCATCAGTTTCCTGATTTGCGCAGCACGCGCCAGCGTCGTCGGGCAAATCGCCGGGCACTGGGTAAAGCCAAAGAAAATCATCGGCATCAAGCCGCGAAAGCTCGAGAGGGTCTTGACGTTGCCCTGCGTGTCCTTGAGCCGGAAGTTGCGGCCGACGATCTCGTTACTCATGTCCTTGCCGTGCTTGAACGGCAGGGCATTGGAATTGCCACAGCCAGCCAGCAGGCCAAGGCTCAGCAGGGAAAGGCCCGTGACCACCTCACGGCGGGTCGGTTGGTACGTCATGTCTTACTTCCCCTAGAGGGTTAGGCGCGTGGGTTCGGACAAATTCAAAGGCGGCGAATTTACCACTCAAGGGCGGTCGGGAATACCGACAATCCTGTATCAAACCGTGAGCAGACGTCCAGAAGTTGATCTGAAGGGGTGCCGGGCCGGGTGCGACAAAACAGCACGGGGGCAGCTCGTGCAAAGCCATTGTCACTTAACGGACGTCGCGCCTTGCATGAACATCTGCAGCAACACCGCATCCATTCCCGTGCGCGCAACCCGGCCGCGGCGCTCTGCGTCGACCAGGCCGAACAGCAGCGAGGCGAAGGTTTCGGTCAGCACCGGGGCGCTGATGTCGATGCGGAACAGACCTTCGCGCTGGCCGCGCAGAAAGAACGCATCCAGCGCGTCGGAATACGGTAACCAGCGCAGGCCGCCGCAGCTTTCGTCCATGGTGTCAGGACGCCATTGAAAAACCAGAAACACCAGCATTTCACGGTGGGTCAGGTGGTTGTCGACCAGACGCTGCAACGCCTCAAGCGGTGGCGCGTTCTGTAGATCGGCGTCGGCAATCATTTTGTTCATCAGCTCGGACGCATGGATCAACAGCATTTCGATCAGGTTGGCGCGGGTGCCGCAGAAGCGATTGAGCGTGGCTTTACTCACGCCCGCCGCTTCGGCAATGTCTTTGAATGTCCCGTTGGAATGGTCGACCAGCGCCACGGCCAGCGCTTTCAGGAATTTTTCGTCAGCAGCAGGTACGTCCATCAGGTGCGTCTTTACCTCGTTATAGAGTGGGTGCGGCGCATTGTGCAGAACGCCTGTTTATTCGCAAAGCATATACACAATTAGTCACGAAAGTCTCATATGAGTCAATATTGACTCATAGCTGTACAAAAGTGGATCATTCGCGCCTTTAGCGTCTGATGGGCTGCGGCCGGGTGAATGATGAGTAATTTCAGCAACTGGCGTGTTCTGCCTGCGATAGCCCTGTTGGGCGCATTTGGCCTGGCCGGTTGCGAGCAAAAATCGCAGCAGGAGCAAGCAGCGGTTGCGGCCCCCAAAGAAGTGGAAGCGCTTGCCGTCAAAACCGAGTCATTCACCGTTATCGACGAATTGCCCGGCCGTATCGAGCCGGTGCGTGTCGCACAGGTGCGCGCCCGCGTGGCCGGCATCGTGCTGACGCGCAACTTCGAAGAAGGCGCTGACGTGAAAGCGGGCGCGGTGCTGTTCCAGATCGACCCGGCGCCGTTCAAGGCGGCGCTGGCCAAGGCGCAGGGTGATCTGGCGCGCACCGAAGCCACGCTGTTTGAAACGCAGGCCACGGTCAAACGTTACGAGTCGCTGGTGGAGATCGAAGCGGTCAGCCGCCAGACGTTCGACACCGCCCGCTCTGCACTGCTAAACGCCGCCGCTGCCAGAAAATCAGCTCAGGCTGACGTGGAAACGGCTCGGCTGAACCTGGGCTACGCCACGGTCACAGCGCCGATTTCAGGGCGCATCGGTCGCGCGATGGTCACCGAAGGCGCGCTGGTCGGTCAGGGCGAAACCACGCTGCTGGCGACCATCCAGCAACTGGACCCGGTCTATGCCGACTTCACCCAGCCAGCGGCCGAGGCTTTACAGATGCGCGCAGCCATTCAGGACGGCCGACTGCCAAAGGGCGGTGAAGATGCCTTGTCGCTGAGCGTCGACGGCACCGATTACCAAAGCACCGGCACCCTGTTGTTTACCGACGTCGCCGTCGACCGGAGCACCGGCCAGGTCTCGCTGCGCGCCCGCTTTGCCAACCCCAGAGGCGTGTTGCTGCCGGGCATGTATGTCCGTGTGCGTACGCCCCAGCGGGTCGACGCTAACGCCATTCTGGTGCCGCAACGGGCCGTGCAGCGTTCCAGTGATGGCGCAGCCCGCGTACTGCTGATCGGTCAGGACGGCGCAGTCGAAGCCCGTCCGGTCAAGACAGGCACCATGCAGGACGCGCGCTGGCAGATCACCGAGGGGCTGAAAGCAGGCGAACAGGTGATCGTCGGCAACATGACCGGGCTCAATCCGGGCGACAAGGTCATCGCCAAATCGCCAGCTGCCCAGCAGCAGGCCAAGGCTCAATAACGCCGCCTTCAGCGCGATCGAGGATCACTGTCCATGTCCCTGTTCTTTATCAAGCGGCCCAACTTTGCCTGGGTGCTGGCCCTGTTCATTCTGCTGGCCGGGCTGATGGCCCTGCCCGCCTTGCCGGTGGCGCAATACCCGAACGTGGCGCCACCGCAAGTCACCATCACTGCCACCTACCCCGGCGCATCGGCCAAAGTGTTGGTGGATTCGGTGACCAGCGTCATTGAAGAAGAGCTCAACGGTGCCAAGGGCATGCTGTATTACGAGTCGACCAGCAACTCGACCGGCAGCGCCGAAATCAATGTCACCTTCGTGCCCGGCACCAACCCGGACATGGCGCAGGTCGAAGTGCAGAACCGCATCAAGAAAGCCGAAGCGCGCTTGCCGCAGACCGTGCTCAGCCAGGGTTTGCAAGTCGAGCAGGCCAGCTCCGGCTTCCTGATGATCTTCACCCTGAACTACAGCGGCGATTCGGCCAACAAGGACACGGTCGCTCTGGCCGACTACGCAGCACGTAACGTCAACAATGAAATCAGCCGGGTGAACGGCGTCGGCAGGCTGCAGTTCTTTGCGGCCGAAGCCGCCATGCGGGTCTGGATCGATCCGCAGAAACTGGTCGGTTTCGGGCTGTCCATCGACGATGTCAACGCAGCGATTCGCGCCCAGAACGTGCAGGTTCCTGCGGGCAGCTTCGGCAGCAGTCCGGGTACATCGTTACA
It includes:
- a CDS encoding TetR/AcrR family transcriptional regulator, with the protein product MDVPAADEKFLKALAVALVDHSNGTFKDIAEAAGVSKATLNRFCGTRANLIEMLLIHASELMNKMIADADLQNAPPLEALQRLVDNHLTHREMLVFLVFQWRPDTMDESCGGLRWLPYSDALDAFFLRGQREGLFRIDISAPVLTETFASLLFGLVDAERRGRVARTGMDAVLLQMFMQGATSVK
- a CDS encoding efflux RND transporter periplasmic adaptor subunit; the encoded protein is MSNFSNWRVLPAIALLGAFGLAGCEQKSQQEQAAVAAPKEVEALAVKTESFTVIDELPGRIEPVRVAQVRARVAGIVLTRNFEEGADVKAGAVLFQIDPAPFKAALAKAQGDLARTEATLFETQATVKRYESLVEIEAVSRQTFDTARSALLNAAAARKSAQADVETARLNLGYATVTAPISGRIGRAMVTEGALVGQGETTLLATIQQLDPVYADFTQPAAEALQMRAAIQDGRLPKGGEDALSLSVDGTDYQSTGTLLFTDVAVDRSTGQVSLRARFANPRGVLLPGMYVRVRTPQRVDANAILVPQRAVQRSSDGAARVLLIGQDGAVEARPVKTGTMQDARWQITEGLKAGEQVIVGNMTGLNPGDKVIAKSPAAQQQAKAQ
- a CDS encoding SCO family protein translates to MTYQPTRREVVTGLSLLSLGLLAGCGNSNALPFKHGKDMSNEIVGRNFRLKDTQGNVKTLSSFRGLMPMIFFGFTQCPAICPTTLARAAQIRKLMGEEGKTLQVVFITLDPERDTPEVIDAYVKAFDPTFVALSGTLEETAATAKEFGVFFEKIPLGDTYTISHTSTSYVYDTRGVLRLGLSHRLSAQQCTEDLLTLMEVC
- a CDS encoding copper chaperone PCu(A)C — encoded protein: MLMTVLIRHAVKPLLLTLSLLGLSAQALADTKVDDAWVRATVPGQSATGAFMHITSTTDSKLIDVASPVAKTVQIHQMSMKDDVMSMQRVTAVDLPAGKPVVFDANGYHVMFMGLAAQVKEGDNVPLTLTVEDAKGVKESIQVTAVARSLTTDEHAGHGDHSGH